One Aegilops tauschii subsp. strangulata cultivar AL8/78 chromosome 7, Aet v6.0, whole genome shotgun sequence genomic window carries:
- the LOC109783338 gene encoding chaperone protein ClpB1-like, with protein MVAGTQWRGMFEQRLKNAIKQAEDAAGKMILFIDQMHMIVGAGDEGRTVDAANILKPALVRGRIRCIGATTSKEYRRYIERDAALERWFQRVDVDEPSVQATVAILQGLKKRYQDHHGLIIQDDALVAAAQLAGRYIKGRQFPDKAIDLMDEACTVVKLHKPKKVKNKKTSTINAVEEKTVGPCHIAQVVGRWTKIPITALGREEKFSHLVDRSHERVIGQYEAVNLVAQEVLRSKVGFDESGKPIGAFLFLGPIGVGKTELAKALAEKLFDNEKTLVRFDMSEYADSGSVSRLVGGPGRFNFYEEDGQLIEKVRSQPYSVVLLDEVDKAHPSIFKVLIQLLNDGTLIDGKGRNIYFKDTIIVMSSSLRAENLSAGTARENIATARDLLMKQVEKRLKPDFINKLSEIVIFEPLSHDEPREIVKIQMKSVVAMAAKKGISLFATDAALDIIWSESHDTVYGARPIKRWMKKNVTRVLVDMLVNGEAFQGSIICINAADDKKGLKYQVLN; from the exons ATGGTCGCGGGGACCCAGTGGCGCGGCATGTTCGAGCAGCGCttgaagaatgccatcaagcagGCGGAGGATGCGGCCGGAAAGATGATCCTCTTCATAGACCAGATGCACATGATTGTTGGTGCTGGTGACGAGGGCCGCACTGTGGACGCTGCCAACATCCTCAAGCCGGCGTTGGTCCGTGGTCGCATCCGTTGCATAGGTGCTACCACATCGAAAGAGTACCGGAGATACATAGAAAGGGATGCGGCGCTCGAGCGATGGTTCCAAAGGGTTGACGTCGATGAGCCGAGCGTGCAGGCGACTGTTGCCATCCTGCAGGGGCTGAAGAAGCGGTACCAAGACCACCATGGCCTGATAATCCAGGACGATGCTCTTGTTGCTGCTGCCCAGCTCGCTGGCCGTTATATTAAAG GCCGCCAGTTTCCTGATAAAGCAATTGACCTGATGGACGAGGCATGCACTGTTGTGAAGTTGCATAAACCAAAAAAGGTGAAAAATAAGAAAACTAGCACTATAAATGCGGTGGAGGAGAAAACCGTTGGTCCATGTCATATTGCACAG GTTGTCGGCCGATGGACTAAAATTCCGATCACTGCACTTGGCCGAGAGGAGAAGTTCAGCCACCTAGTAGACAGATCGCATGAGAGAGTCATTGGACAATATGAAGCGGTTAATTTGGTTGCGCAAGAAGTTCTACGTTCCAAGGTCGGCTTTGACGAATCTGGCAAACCAATTGGTGCGTTCCTCTTTTTGGGTCCGATTGGTGTTGGAAAGACAGAGCTTGCAAAAGCACTCGCCGAGAAGCTTTTTGACAACGAAAAGACGTTAGTCCGCTTTGACATGTCGGAATATGCTGATAGTGGATCCGTGTCGCGTCTCGTTGGAGGACCTGGAAGGTTTAACTT CTACGAGGAAGATGGACAACTTATCGAGAAAGTCAGGAGCCAACCATATAGTGTCGTTCTTCTTGACGAGGTGGATAAGGCACATCCCTCAATTTTCAAGGTTCTCATTCAACTCCTCAATGATGGTACGTTGATTGATGGAAAGGGTCGGAACATATATTTCAAGGACACTATCATAGTCATGAGCTCTAGTCTTCGAGCAGAGAACCTGTCAGCTGGAACGGCTAGAGAAAACATAGCAACTGCACGGGATCTTCTTATGAAACAG GTTGAGAAACGCCTTAAGCCTGATTTTATCAACAAACTGAGTGAAATTGTGATATTTGAGCCACTTTCTCATGACGAACCGAGGGAGATCGTGAAAATCCAGATGAAGAGTGTCGTTGCTATGGCAGCTAAGAAAGGCATCTCTCTGTTTGCAACAGATGCCGCCTTGGACATCATTTGGTCAGAATCTCACGATACG GTGTATGGCGCAAGGCCTATTAAGAGGTGGATGAAGAAGAATGTGACGAGAGTTCTTGTGGACATGTTGGTCAATGGAGAAGCATTTCAAGGCTCAATCATCTGCATCAATGCCGCCGACGACAAGAAGGGGCTGAAGTACCAAGTACTGAACTAG